A single Diceros bicornis minor isolate mBicDic1 chromosome 7, mDicBic1.mat.cur, whole genome shotgun sequence DNA region contains:
- the EXPH5 gene encoding exophilin-5 isoform X3, producing the protein MREGSGMSPWDASLLENEFFQVLDDLDSKLAQEQFPSSVNTRPSINYGSKTQFSHFYSSGNRHGNITGRHNNHYNETSNMSIYDILRPGTPREGFKTFSPRTRTIYDMYRAREPRVLKEDYMQKNTFGSTSLCFDSRQRSASSATGYFTVRSLHFPATTQNKSGFIPPSHQQSPKRTPLSSIIWNRSDSSRDRQNQEEFLRAPSPMEIDPADQYMYPRCFQENKRYEFYRSQSVYQSVNLHAPMDNAMGPDPFENSENMPFYHQDNPFARSFFGNTFGRSREQRYGQSPFWGQQEEHSSWSEFHQSRKTFTSSERDFEMISIEANSASAGHGYSVPSQHWGSFSPSYRTNISRDQEEPHPWQFDSQASTLESMEVSQGNGNQSTHVGTANVCSMSGSSYHVKPGGLECQQDSSSIEVHINKEPYSFGIAQTPASSFKTSFLQIPDDRGNSQSPNFQNPTVTLQKIKPASLPIRSYTQVTVTNSDSVDSPPLTEIQPNILVSEVNNEKDLNESVLEKDKQLNRMDQTNMTGEIPQPVSQTVISNPLPDFQNPLSQDSAKSNRLVFNASTPVSSKRSPGVISRKDVSKINISHRDKVNELKKDKSYTRNRKLGSATSLPFIQESRTTSSFPSPNQGCHQEATVSNEDNSSIIKNNHCSSEPPENSAILDIKEEECTTTHSTNRGKSAASHNIPGDSLDLSSGTLPDSSPSTNSFLDALVIPSKTTVFSRKSPPSRDTSLGEREEKDKDSKKQNDQFVLNPSENQKSSDSCVPVCNEVVDVVKRRSHPPFREGKGKGKIRQRISCIEKLSKMESRTPTSDSSSLTEVNQSNSKAPELHTIYCTLPRQSASFLISNRKSESKIMASSFRNGPLPFQIKNNVEDPIGKYTSDKFSPSSSESESKCSKVVSDSVSVAPEATERMTNMKNIGSASVRKESLPFPIKRAVSCPSGVPHASVGRDEREKCLVSNMDASAIMLRPWERIINPLESDSSVKDCSLTKRHCQQEYFQECTEKDGKIAASRAGIFSLSNEDPLPFSSDMSGKESGKTLHKFKTTSMFSVSGDEDNVKCLEVVSIYYTLPRKHSKQFCNLLQKYTQNIDSLTELAKVETETFPNALEKDKLNYSTQEQSGTPSSEDLTLPVNSAQENSHCLSNTSENMTVLQLASIGPSEPTLQEMASIEADVSLHNGESKTTEISPDNLANPPLLGDSQSRRVRGKKLQNETLHTSSILQGKKVAEKESENCQQSIKSGNSGPFYLPAHSENVENSQTGRSSGEHVGGGIAITAMGRGKCLQKDISDSANGLQLGEVRGEIGTDFQKMTDKALSDSESQVFALTPALHKLQLDEETHSGESNLESLRSEPRELLQRSQEINMTENRKAKDEMQKLAWDQPLLPRGSNKNKTSLDDLEKGKNRSSVKHRLAAMSKASRKFPAKDLSPRRHVATIFPKSGNSSDFGGLSLGTPECNPLFPEPTPKSTESTDESRFSNDGMDVEKSENPLQVTVISNTEASTHLSIQKSNSMSQPHQNEFENISESPAKYENSKDVTVAQILESESEALAQPTITSLREADFSDHPFPFETAEKSINIGVASCQQQQRSASSLEWEPEPHPYRSKSLKSINMHSDLLRKSHPPKLRERHFSESTSIDNALSQLSLGNEFSNTSGYSRRFKSFSELPSCDENENWALCSSRTKMGPKSATSISRPIDYGIFGKEQQLAFLENVKRSLTQGRLWKPSFLKNPGFLKDDVINCSNPSKSSSSDSPSNQIPEDGLSPSAPLNIYEEDPVDSDCDTDTTTDDEYYLDENDKESEL; encoded by the exons ATGAGGGAGGGAAGTGGCATGTCTCCGTGGGATGCTTCACTGCTGGAGAATGAGTTTTTCCAAG TTTTAGATGATTTGGATAGCAAACTGGCTCAGGAACAATTTCCAAGCTCGGTGAATACCAGACCATCTATCAACTACGGATCAAAAACACAATTCAGTCATTTTTACTCCAGTGGGAACAGACATGGTAATATCACAGGAAGGCACAACAATCACTATAATGAAACTTCTAACATGTCTATCTATGACATCCTAAGACCAGGAACCCCTAGGGAAGGCTTTAAAACCTTTTCTCCTAGAACAAGGACAATTTATGATATGTACAGGGCAAGGGAGCCCAGAGTCTTAAAAGAAGATTATATGCAAAAGAATACTTTTGGTAGTACTTCTCTGTGTTTCGACAGCAGGCAACGATCGGCCTCCTCAGCTACAGGGTATTTCACAGTAAGAAGCTTACATTTTCCAGCCACAACTCAAAACAAGAGTGGGTTTATACCACCAAGCCACCAGCAGAGCCCAAAGAGAACTCCTTTATCATCCATCATATGGAATAGATCAGATTCTTCTAGAGATAGGCAGAACCAGGAAGAGTTCCTGAGGGCACCATCACCAATGGAAATTGACCCTGCTGACCAGTATATGTATCCCAGGTGTTTTCAAGAGAATAAGAGATATGAATTTTACCGTTCACAGAGTGTTTACCAAAGTGTTAATTTACATGCCCCCATGGATAATGCAATGGGTCCTGACCCATTTGAGAACTCAGAGAATATGCCATTCTACCATCAAGACAACCCATTTGCTAGGTCTTTCTTTGGCAATACCTTTGGTCGAAGCAGGGAACAGAGATATGGACAAAGTCCTTTTTGGGGCCAACAGGAAGAACATTCTTCCTGGTCTGAGTTTCATCAAAGCAGGAAAACATTCACTTCTTCTGAACGAGACTTTGAAATGATTTCCATTGAAGCAAATAGTGCATCAGCTGGCCATGGCTATAGTGTTCCTTCTCAACACTGGGGATCATTTTCTCCTAGTTACAGAACAAATATTTCCAGAGACCAAGAGGAGCCACATCCCTGGCAGTTTGATTCTCAAGCATCCACACTGGAGAGCATGGAGGTGTCACAAGGTAATGGGAACCAGTCGACTCATGTCGGCACAGCAAATGTCTGCTCCATGTCTGGTTCAAGCTATCACGTCAAACCTGGTGGGTTAGAATGTCAACAGGACAGTTCTTCTATAGAAGTACATATAAACAAAGAACCTTACTCATTTGGAATTGCTCAGACTCCAGCATCCTCATTCAAAACTTCCTTCCTCCAGATTCCTGATGACAGAGGCAATTCTCAGAGCCCCAACTTTCAGAATCCCACAGTCACTTTGCAGAAAATTAAGCCTGCCTCTCTTCCAATAAGAAGCTATACACAAGTCACTGTGACCAACAGCGATTCAGTTGATTCTCCACCTCTTACTGAAATCCAACCCAATATCTTGGTCTCAGAAGTGAATAATGAGAAAGACTTGAATGAATCTGTtttggaaaaagacaaacaactaaACAGGATGGACCAGACAAACATGACAGGTGAAATACCCCAACCTGTTTCACAGACAGTAATCTCTAACCCTTTACCTGATTTTCAAAATCCCCTCTCCCAGGACTCAGCCAAGAGCAACAGACTTGTTTTTAATGCATCTACTCCAGTAAGTTCAAAAAGGTCACCTGGAGTCATTTCCAGGAAAGATGTCTCCAAAATTAATATATCACACAGAGATAAAGTCAATGAACTAAAAAAAGATAAGAGTTATACCAGGAACAGAAAACTTGGCTCAGCAACTTCCCTTCCTTTCATTCAGGAAAGCAGAACAACATCATCTTTTCCCAGCCCAAATCAAGGTTGTCACCAGGAAGCAACAGTAAGTAATGAAGATAATTCAAGCATCATTAAAAATAACCACTGCAGCTCTGAACCTCCAGAAAATTCTGCTATTTTAGATATCAAGGAAGAAGAGTGTACCACAACTCATTCTACCAACCGTGGCAAGTCAGCTGCCAGCCACAATATTCCAGGTGATTCTTTAGATCTGTCATCAGGTACACTACCAGATTCCTCACCATCGACTAATTCTTTCCTTGATGCTCTGGTGATCCCTTCAAAAACTACAGTGTTCTCCAGGAAAAGTCCTCCTAGCAGAGATACATCtctgggagaaagagaagaaaaagacaaggataGCAAGAAGCAAAATGATCAGTTTGTCCTAAACCCCTCAGAAAACCAAAAGAGTAGTGATAGTTGTGTGCCTGTATGTAATGAGGTGGTTGATGTTGTCAAACGCCGTTCACACCCTCCTTTcagggagggaaagggaaaaggaaaaataagacaaCGCATATCCTGTATTGAAAAGTTAAGCAAAATGGAAAGTAGAACACCCACCAGTGATAGCAGTAGCCTCACTGAGGTGAATCAAAGCAATTCCAAGGCTCCTGAGCTTCACACAATTTACTGTACCTTACCAAGACAATCAgccagttttctcatcagtaacaGGAAGTCAGAAAGTAAGATAATGGCTTCTTCATTTAGGAATGGGCCACTTCCATTCCAAATCAAAAATAATGTGGAAGATCCAATAGGGAAGTACACATCAGACAAATTCAGTCCCAGTTCTTCTGAGTCAGAAAGCAAATGTTCCAAAGTAGTTTCAGACTCAGTCTCAGTAGCCCCTGAAGCCACAGAGAGGATGACAAATATGAAAAACATTGGATCTGCTTCTGTTAGAAAAGAATCACTTCCCTTCCCCATCAAGAGGGCTGTGTCATGTCCTTCAGGGGTACCACATGCCTCAGTTGGaagagatgaaagagaaaaatgcttGGTCTCAAACATGGATGCTTCTGCTATAATGTTAAGGCCTTGGGAGAGAATCATTAACCCTCTGGAAAGTGACTCATCTGTTAAGGATTGTTCTTTAACCAAAAGACACTGCCAACAGGAATACTTTCAAGAATGCACTGAAAAGGATGGTAAAATTGCTGCCTCCAGGGCAGGTATATTTTCCCTTTCAAATGAAGACCCTTTACCTTTTTCTTCAGACATGTCAGGAAAAGAAAGCGGgaaaacattacataaatttaagaCTACGAGTATGTTTTCTGTTTCTGGTGATGAAGATAATGTAAAATGTCTTGAGGTGGTTTCAATATATTACACTCTACCAAGGAAACACAGCAAACAATTCTGTAACCTCCTTCAAAAGTATACACAAAATATTGATTCCCTTACGGAATTAGCTAAAGTGGAGACTGAAACATTTCCTAATGCTTTAGAAAAAGACAAACTAAATTATTCTACACAAGAGCAATCAGGAACACCTTCTTCAGAAGATCTAACGCTGCCAGTCAACTCTGCTCAGGAGAACAGCCATTGTCTTTCTAACACATCTGAAAATATGACTGTTTTACAATTAGCGAGTATTGGGCCCTCAGAACCTACATTACAGGAAATGGCTTCTATTGAGGCAGATGTTTCTCTTCATAATGGAGAATCTAAAACTACAGAGATTTCCCCAGATAACTTAGCTAACCCACCACTTCTAGGTGATTCACAAAGCAGGAGAGTGAGAGGGAAAAAATTGCAAAATGAAACCCTGCATACTTCATCaattcttcagggaaaaaaagttGCAGAAAAGGAATCTGAAAATTGTCAGCAATCCATTAAATCAGGTAACAGTGGTCCTTTTTATCTTCCAGCCCATTCAGAAAATGTTGAAAATTCCCAAACTGGGAGAAGTTCTGGGGAGCATGTAGGTGGTGGTATAGCTATTACAGCCATGGGACGTGGAAAGTGTCTTCAGAAAGATATCAGTGATAGTGCCAATGGATTGCAGCTCGGGGAGGTCAGAGGGGAAATTGGAACAGATTTCCAAAAAATGACTGATAAAGCACTTTCTGACTCAGAAAGCCAAGTCTTTGCTCTTACTCCAGCTTTGCATAAACTCCAGCTTGATGAGGAGACTCATTCAGGTGAATCAAATTTAGAGAGTTTGCGGTCTGAACCCAGGGAACTACTTCAAAGAAGTCAGGAGAtaaatatgacagagaacaggaagGCTAAGGATGAAATGCAGAAGTTGGCATGGGATCAGCCTTTACTTCCTAgaggaagtaataaaaataaaaccagctTGGATGAcctagaaaaagggaaaaatagatcTTCAGTTAAACACAGATTGGCAGCCAtgtccaaagcaagcagaaaattTCCAGCTAAAGATCTAAGCCCCAGAAGACATGTAGCTACTATTTTCCCCAAAAGTGGCAACAGTTCTGACTTTGGTGGTTTATCTCTTGGCACACCAGAGTGCAACCCACTGTTCCCTGAGCCTACTCCAAAGTCCACAGAATCCACAGATGAAAGCAGGTTTAGTAATGATGgaatggatgtggagaaatctgAGAACCCTCTCCAGGTTACTGTAATATCCAACACAGAAGCTTCTACACACTTAAGCATTCAGAAGTCAAACAGCATGTCACAGCCACATCAGAATGAGTTTGAAAATATCTCAGAATCACCAGCAAAGTATGAGAATTCTAAAGATGTAACTGTAGCTCAGATTTTGGAAAGTGAGTCAGAAGCCCTGGCCCAGCCCACCATCACCAGCCTCAGGGAAGCAGACTTCTCTGACCACCCTTTTCCATTCGAGACTGCAGAGAAATCAATAAACATTGGGGTGGCCAGCTGTCAGCAACAACAAAGGAGTGCTTCCTCTCTCGAGTGGGAACCTGAGCCACATCCCTATCGTTCAAAGAGTTTAAAAAGCATCAATATGCACAGTGATCTGCTACGAAAAAGTCATCCTCCGAAACTCAGGGAACGCCATTTTTCTGAAAGCACCTCTATTGACAATGCCCTGAGTCAACTGAGCCTTGGGAATGAATTCTCTAACACCAGTGGGTACAGTCGAAGATTCAAATCTTTTTCTGAACTTCCTTCctgtgatgaaaatgaaaattgggCTTTGTGTAGCAGCAGGACAAAAATGGGTCCCAAGTCTGCAACATCTATATCCAGACCTATTGACTATGGAATTTTTGGGAAAGAACAGCAGTTGGCTTTCTTGGAGAATGTAAAGAGGTCACTCACACAAGGAAGATTATGGAAACCAAGTTTTCTTAAGAACCCTGGCTTCCTGAAAGATGATGTAATTAACTGTTCTAACCCATCGAAGTCATCAAGCTCAGATTCTCCTAGCAATCAGATACCAGAAGATGGCTTATCTCCAAGTGCACCACTTAATATCTATGAAGAGGATCCAGTGGACTCAGACTGTGACACAGACACAACCACAGATGACGAATACTACCTGGATGAAAATGACAAAGAGTCTGAACTGTGA